Proteins encoded by one window of Candidatus Paceibacterota bacterium:
- a CDS encoding ABC transporter substrate-binding protein — translation MKKLILSFVVVVVLGLLWWNQSKNSAVPATGEPIKIGGIFILSGEGASWGEAAKNGMELAIKEINAEGGIEGKPLQGIYEDDGSDPSKAISAFNKLTNSDGVKFIIGPNWSNTGLSLIELIKQHGVVAISPSLGLPAYNESSEYIFNTWPHDEILSENLAQYVYDKGYRNVAVFGANDVWVKAQDQAFIKKFVELGGKIAFLYEPLVTETDVMSEVTKVKNDKSIDAIVLTVADYGLSSIVPNRLKELGVSLPIYSLTVSFHVINNCGNACEGMTFLTFLTPTSDFEKKYKAAYDNREVEIGADSAYDAVMLLADAFKKTGSVDPGDVQAYLNKIEKYEGASGSLVADGEGAFTKPYLIKKVQNGLPVTIKE, via the coding sequence ATGAAAAAACTAATCCTGTCGTTTGTAGTCGTCGTAGTCCTGGGTCTATTGTGGTGGAATCAGTCTAAGAATAGCGCTGTTCCGGCTACCGGTGAACCGATAAAGATTGGAGGTATTTTCATATTGAGTGGTGAGGGAGCAAGCTGGGGTGAGGCTGCGAAGAATGGTATGGAGCTTGCCATCAAAGAAATAAATGCAGAGGGTGGAATCGAGGGAAAGCCACTGCAGGGAATTTATGAAGATGATGGAAGCGATCCTTCTAAAGCCATAAGTGCTTTCAATAAACTTACTAATTCTGACGGAGTTAAATTTATTATAGGTCCAAATTGGTCTAACACAGGTCTTTCTCTCATTGAGTTAATCAAACAGCATGGTGTTGTGGCGATCTCTCCTTCCTTGGGCTTGCCTGCTTATAATGAATCGAGTGAATATATCTTTAACACTTGGCCCCATGATGAGATTTTGTCAGAAAATCTAGCCCAATATGTCTATGATAAGGGGTATAGGAATGTAGCAGTGTTTGGAGCAAATGATGTTTGGGTTAAAGCCCAAGACCAAGCCTTTATTAAAAAGTTTGTAGAATTAGGAGGAAAGATTGCTTTTTTGTATGAACCATTGGTTACTGAAACTGATGTGATGTCTGAAGTCACAAAAGTAAAGAATGATAAAAGCATTGATGCTATCGTATTAACTGTGGCTGATTACGGTCTTTCCTCTATTGTGCCAAATCGTCTTAAAGAGTTGGGTGTTTCTTTACCAATTTACTCTCTAACCGTTAGTTTTCATGTTATCAATAACTGTGGCAACGCTTGCGAAGGAATGACATTCTTAACTTTCCTTACTCCAACTTCGGATTTTGAGAAAAAGTATAAAGCAGCTTACGATAATCGTGAAGTAGAAATAGGGGCCGATTCTGCTTATGATGCAGTAATGTTGCTTGCTGATGCCTTTAAGAAAACTGGTTCTGTCGATCCTGGTGATGTTCAAGCTTACTTAAATAAAATAGAAAAGTACGAGGGTGCTTCAGGTAGCCTTGTCGCTGACGGCGAAGGTGCTTTTACAAAACCTTACCTAATCAAAAAAGTTCAGAATGGTTTACCGGTAACAATTAAAGAATAA
- a CDS encoding branched-chain amino acid ABC transporter permease, translating into MEYLIHLAILAGIYAILGMSLNLVVGYTGLISVTQAAFYGIGAYTTAIMITRYDTNFFLALLLGIIISGIAGLLVGYVLSRFKGDFYALGSVGFNTIVYSIFLNYQDLTRGPLGIPGIDRPSLFGISFSDNLPFLILVALTAVILFYISKFIVDSSFGRVLKAIREDEVAIQIFGYKTHQFKLAIFVIGAVMASIAGSFFASYITFIDPSTFTILESIFILSIIILGGLANLRGSVIGAIFLILLPEILRFVGFPSDIAAQMRVLVYGALLVILMLYRPQGLVGEYKL; encoded by the coding sequence ATGGAATATTTAATACACTTAGCAATTCTCGCCGGTATTTACGCTATCCTCGGCATGTCGCTCAACCTGGTCGTCGGTTACACCGGGCTAATATCTGTCACTCAAGCCGCTTTTTATGGCATTGGCGCTTATACCACAGCTATCATGATTACTCGCTACGATACCAACTTTTTTCTGGCTCTCCTCCTAGGTATTATTATTTCTGGAATAGCTGGGCTTCTTGTCGGCTATGTTCTCTCTCGTTTCAAAGGCGATTTCTATGCCCTTGGGTCAGTCGGGTTCAACACCATCGTTTATAGCATTTTTCTCAATTATCAAGATTTGACCAGAGGTCCTCTTGGCATCCCAGGTATCGATCGGCCCAGCCTTTTTGGAATATCATTTTCCGATAATCTCCCATTTCTTATTCTTGTCGCACTCACAGCTGTAATATTATTTTACATTTCAAAATTTATTGTCGATTCTTCTTTCGGCCGAGTGCTGAAAGCGATTCGGGAGGACGAAGTGGCCATCCAAATTTTTGGTTATAAAACTCATCAATTCAAATTGGCTATATTTGTGATCGGGGCGGTCATGGCTTCGATCGCTGGCTCTTTCTTTGCCAGCTACATCACTTTTATCGATCCTTCGACCTTTACGATCCTCGAATCCATCTTCATCCTTTCAATTATTATTTTGGGTGGCCTGGCCAATTTGCGCGGTTCTGTCATTGGCGCTATTTTTCTTATCCTCCTGCCCGAAATCTTGCGCTTTGTAGGTTTTCCTTCCGATATTGCCGCCCAAATGCGGGTCTTGGTTTATGGGGCATTACTCGTTATACTCATGTTATATCGTCCGCAGGGACTGGTGGGGGAGTATAAATTATAA
- a CDS encoding ABC transporter substrate-binding protein, translating into MKKTIIWIVILALAIWGITALTGDKSQKAVLDGPVKIGVISPLTGDGAAYGEPGVNVYKLAVKEINDAGGIDGNMIELIIEDGKCTGASASSAAQKLVNVDKVQVIIGGFCSGESLAAIPIVETAKVALFSAGSSNPGLTGKSRYFARNYPGDSAQGKVLANIANDQGAKTVYVLAEQTDYAKGIADALKTSFADLGGTVTIEEFPSSATDMRQLVTKAKAANADFFMMSVQTPAMGQKILKAMQDLQWKPKLLVNDAIPGDPATMSTYKTTLDGAYTAEVGTDVDNPIFKHALDLYKSTYGTDMPFQSYGQMEWDAPFIIRDAIKAVGYDGEKIADWLHSEVKNWQGAAGSVTIGSDGDPLVGHRAEVIKNGKTEVLK; encoded by the coding sequence ATGAAAAAGACAATAATTTGGATAGTAATCCTAGCCCTCGCTATTTGGGGCATCACAGCCCTCACTGGTGATAAATCTCAAAAAGCCGTCCTCGACGGTCCAGTGAAGATTGGGGTTATATCTCCTCTTACTGGAGATGGCGCTGCCTATGGTGAACCAGGCGTGAATGTATATAAACTGGCCGTAAAAGAAATCAATGATGCTGGTGGTATAGACGGCAACATGATTGAACTTATAATCGAAGATGGTAAGTGTACTGGTGCATCTGCTTCTAGCGCAGCACAGAAACTTGTAAATGTAGATAAAGTGCAAGTGATTATTGGTGGATTTTGTAGTGGTGAATCACTGGCTGCGATTCCAATAGTCGAAACTGCAAAGGTGGCATTATTTTCAGCTGGCTCAAGCAACCCAGGACTTACAGGAAAAAGTCGCTACTTCGCTCGAAACTATCCTGGAGATTCAGCACAAGGTAAGGTTCTAGCAAATATTGCTAACGATCAAGGCGCTAAGACTGTGTATGTTCTAGCTGAACAAACTGATTACGCTAAAGGTATAGCAGATGCTTTGAAGACTTCTTTTGCTGATCTTGGTGGTACTGTGACAATAGAAGAATTTCCAAGTAGTGCTACTGATATGAGACAGTTAGTAACTAAAGCCAAAGCTGCAAATGCTGACTTCTTTATGATGAGTGTGCAAACACCTGCTATGGGTCAAAAGATTCTTAAAGCAATGCAAGATTTACAATGGAAGCCGAAATTATTGGTAAATGATGCAATCCCAGGAGATCCTGCTACCATGTCTACTTATAAAACAACTTTGGATGGAGCTTATACGGCTGAAGTTGGAACTGATGTGGACAATCCGATCTTCAAACATGCTCTTGATCTCTATAAATCTACATATGGAACAGATATGCCTTTCCAAAGTTATGGTCAGATGGAGTGGGATGCGCCATTCATAATTCGTGATGCTATAAAAGCAGTCGGTTATGATGGAGAAAAAATTGCGGATTGGCTTCATAGTGAAGTCAAGAATTGGCAAGGCGCTGCGGGTTCGGTAACTATCGGATCTGATGGTGATCCGCTCGTAGGTCACAGAGCAGAAGTTATAAAGAATGGAAAGACAGAAGTATTGAAGTAG
- a CDS encoding GIY-YIG nuclease family protein, with protein sequence MFFYTYVLRSNKDGHLYIGWTKNLSNRFSMHSKGEVLSTKNRRPLELVYFEGCLSESAAIAREKQLKTGFGRLYLKKRVF encoded by the coding sequence ATGTTCTTCTATACATATGTTTTGAGAAGCAATAAAGATGGCCATCTGTATATCGGCTGGACAAAAAATCTGTCCAATCGTTTTTCCATGCATTCTAAGGGCGAAGTCTTATCTACAAAAAATCGACGGCCACTAGAATTAGTATATTTTGAAGGGTGTCTATCTGAATCAGCTGCTATAGCTCGAGAAAAGCAACTCAAGACAGGATTTGGTAGACTATATTTAAAGAAAAGAGTTTTTTGA
- a CDS encoding ABC transporter substrate-binding protein, translating to MKKIIWILVVVVAAIGIWFGISKRQAPAVEGGTIRIGAALGLSGFCADFGEGEKKAIELAIDEANKNGGVNGKTIQLITEDTFCDGKGTASAVQKLISVNKVEVILGPTWGDSFQSGFPIAQKAGIVSISPSAAMEALEFTGASNDRVYSTWFPQRSEIEFLQKYAVRKGVKEFVVLYENDPFTEMMAKLFESEAVKVGIKISHSEETTLGADDYRTVIAKVKAYPNAAVFISFIAPEIKAKFLKQFKELGLKNTVFSSADIENQALLDSFPKVLEGVVFGSAKITGNTVDFVNKHKAKFGTEPQGAAAGQAYDAANILIEALKKGPVSDLNTNITKVSVPGTTVKEVKFNDKHQVVGGGYTLKTIKDGQFVDLK from the coding sequence ATGAAAAAAATAATTTGGATTTTAGTGGTAGTAGTTGCGGCAATAGGAATCTGGTTTGGGATTAGTAAAAGACAAGCTCCTGCTGTAGAGGGAGGAACAATTAGGATTGGAGCTGCGCTCGGTTTAAGCGGATTTTGTGCTGATTTCGGTGAAGGAGAAAAGAAAGCAATCGAATTAGCAATCGATGAAGCTAATAAAAATGGAGGAGTAAATGGAAAGACAATACAGTTGATTACGGAAGATACTTTCTGTGATGGTAAAGGTACAGCGAGTGCTGTGCAGAAGCTTATTAGTGTGAACAAAGTTGAAGTAATTCTAGGGCCAACATGGGGCGATAGTTTCCAGTCCGGTTTCCCGATTGCTCAAAAAGCGGGTATCGTTTCTATATCTCCTTCTGCCGCTATGGAGGCTTTAGAATTTACGGGAGCTTCTAATGATCGGGTATATTCCACCTGGTTCCCTCAAAGAAGTGAGATAGAATTTCTACAAAAATATGCTGTGAGGAAAGGTGTAAAAGAATTTGTCGTTCTGTATGAGAATGACCCTTTTACAGAAATGATGGCAAAACTATTTGAGTCCGAAGCAGTTAAAGTTGGTATAAAAATAAGTCATTCTGAGGAAACGACTCTTGGAGCTGATGACTATAGAACTGTTATCGCTAAAGTAAAGGCTTACCCAAATGCAGCTGTATTTATTTCTTTCATTGCTCCGGAGATTAAGGCAAAGTTTTTGAAACAGTTCAAAGAACTTGGATTAAAAAATACAGTATTCAGCTCTGCTGATATTGAAAACCAGGCTTTGCTTGATTCTTTTCCAAAGGTGCTTGAAGGGGTAGTGTTTGGATCAGCAAAAATAACAGGCAACACTGTTGATTTCGTAAATAAACACAAAGCTAAATTTGGTACAGAACCACAGGGTGCTGCGGCCGGGCAAGCATACGATGCGGCTAATATATTGATTGAAGCATTAAAGAAAGGTCCTGTATCAGACTTGAATACAAACATAACTAAAGTTTCTGTGCCCGGTACTACTGTAAAGGAAGTTAAATTCAATGATAAACATCAAGTTGTTGGGGGAGGCTACACTCTAAAAACAATCAAGGACGGTCAGTTTGTCGATCTAAAATAA
- a CDS encoding ABC transporter substrate-binding protein, whose translation MKKIIWIVVVVVIILGLVWMNKKKEPVSGEPIKIGAIISETGFASAFGEMSRYGIEMAMKEINDKGGMNGRMVEVIYEDDRTDPKAAVGSYQKLTSVDKVDAIIGSNFDFVTQPIFAIAKDSGTVVISPSNPRIAGVFDTNSHSFVMMSDFSKIIYSLESYLSKSDYKKLAVVHFDSGFGAEIVKNLSEINKKLGKGEVVDEAYKQIGNNDFRTIILKLKQANVDIVFLDMVTIDPVTFMTQSKQLGFKPQVVTYDSVKDSLAIEGTDKSLFDGVVVLNWNVTPESFDKKFREIYKIEPANSVNRAYDALYILAEAVSKAKDKSEVPSLLENTKFKTPNGTFQFSAEHASLNTPTAIQTIQDGKFVPLKK comes from the coding sequence ATGAAAAAAATAATTTGGATTGTAGTCGTGGTGGTAATAATTCTGGGTTTGGTATGGATGAATAAAAAGAAAGAGCCTGTTTCCGGTGAGCCGATTAAAATAGGGGCTATTATTTCGGAGACGGGTTTTGCGTCGGCTTTTGGTGAAATGTCGAGGTATGGCATCGAAATGGCGATGAAAGAAATAAATGATAAAGGAGGTATGAATGGAAGGATGGTGGAAGTGATTTACGAAGATGATAGGACTGATCCGAAAGCGGCTGTTGGTTCATACCAAAAACTCACAAGTGTTGATAAAGTTGATGCTATTATAGGAAGTAACTTTGATTTTGTTACTCAACCGATATTTGCGATAGCGAAAGATTCGGGCACTGTTGTTATCTCTCCTTCAAATCCTCGCATAGCAGGAGTGTTCGATACCAATAGCCACAGTTTTGTAATGATGAGCGACTTCTCTAAAATTATCTATTCTCTCGAATCGTATCTTTCTAAGAGCGATTACAAAAAACTTGCTGTGGTGCATTTTGATTCTGGGTTCGGAGCGGAGATAGTTAAAAATCTTTCTGAAATAAACAAAAAATTAGGTAAGGGCGAAGTGGTGGACGAAGCTTACAAACAAATAGGCAACAATGATTTCCGTACCATCATCTTAAAATTGAAGCAGGCAAATGTGGATATTGTGTTTCTCGACATGGTAACGATTGATCCTGTTACCTTTATGACCCAATCGAAACAGCTCGGTTTTAAGCCTCAAGTGGTTACTTACGACAGTGTCAAGGACTCTTTAGCGATAGAAGGGACTGATAAAAGTTTGTTTGATGGTGTCGTAGTTTTGAATTGGAATGTTACTCCAGAGAGCTTCGATAAGAAATTTAGGGAAATATATAAAATCGAACCAGCCAATTCGGTAAACAGGGCTTATGATGCTCTTTATATCTTAGCCGAAGCTGTATCAAAAGCTAAAGATAAATCAGAAGTACCTTCTCTTCTTGAAAACACAAAATTCAAAACTCCAAATGGTACATTCCAATTCAGTGCTGAACACGCTTCTCTCAATACCCCGACTGCAATCCAAACAATCCAAGATGGTAAGTTTGTTCCTTTGAAGAAATAA
- a CDS encoding branched-chain amino acid ABC transporter permease has translation MDILPQLIFNSIIAGAIYMMVALGFNLIYGTVKFFDLGYGALTVVGGYMVFLFYKKLGFDLSLAVSLGILITGTVGYLINKFVYKKLRDRKASSMVLLVASLGMLTVLQAIVAMIFTSQFQTLSIGGGTSRVFELFGAIITEVQAVILISGLMIAVTLSVILKKTLFGKAVNAVADDEEVAKIVGINTNKIIAAVFFIGSSIAGLAGILVGFDTGVEPTMGLSLLLKGIIASIIGGIGNIYGAVLGAFLLGFVENFGIWKISGEWKDAIAFGLLIIFLLFRPQGILRK, from the coding sequence ATGGATATTCTGCCGCAACTCATATTCAATAGCATTATTGCTGGAGCCATATATATGATGGTGGCGCTTGGGTTCAATCTTATTTACGGCACAGTAAAATTCTTTGACCTCGGGTATGGAGCGCTCACTGTCGTCGGAGGCTACATGGTTTTTCTTTTTTACAAAAAGCTCGGTTTCGATCTCTCACTTGCTGTTTCCCTTGGCATACTTATAACTGGTACGGTAGGCTACTTGATAAATAAATTTGTTTATAAAAAGTTGCGTGATCGCAAAGCTTCGAGCATGGTCCTCCTCGTGGCCTCTCTCGGTATGCTCACCGTGCTTCAAGCTATTGTGGCCATGATTTTTACCAGCCAGTTCCAAACTCTCTCTATCGGAGGTGGTACTAGTCGTGTATTTGAGCTCTTTGGCGCCATCATTACAGAGGTACAAGCCGTCATCCTCATAAGTGGCCTTATGATCGCAGTTACCCTATCTGTAATTTTGAAGAAAACTCTTTTTGGTAAAGCAGTAAACGCTGTCGCTGATGATGAAGAAGTGGCAAAAATAGTCGGCATCAATACCAATAAAATAATCGCCGCTGTTTTCTTCATCGGCTCATCAATCGCCGGCCTTGCCGGTATCCTTGTTGGCTTCGACACTGGCGTCGAGCCGACTATGGGCCTCTCTCTCCTCCTGAAAGGTATCATCGCTTCCATCATCGGCGGTATCGGAAATATTTATGGAGCGGTTTTAGGAGCTTTTCTTTTGGGCTTCGTCGAAAATTTTGGCATTTGGAAAATTTCGGGGGAGTGGAAGGACGCTATCGCTTTTGGACTTTTAATAATTTTCTTACTATTCCGTCCGCAAGGGATTCTCAGGAAGTAA
- a CDS encoding ABC transporter substrate-binding protein: protein MKKVILSFIAVVVLGLLWWNQSSNKAPATGEPIKIGQMSGLSGVGADIGEEERNGALLAVEQINKNGGVGGRPIEMISEDTPPFDLKVGVSVAEKLITIDNVLAIVGPQWDGQAEVIAGIAVSKKVPVISPNASTDIESKINSPYFFTTWPDNEVGIKELLKFAQGRGWKKIAVIQPANFSFWLYTTTLLENNAPDYGIEIVSKEMGTDFSVVDYRTLITKTKSKKPDAVFGSYADLECVFLKQSKDLGLEVPLLSTESAGTPKALEECPALMNERLYFATPSQSHGYEEFSKAYEERFEHKPISPSAVTAHNAVSVLAEVMRKLVDSEEELTRENIKNYLETVKFEDAISMPFIEFDGKGFVVTPPEAFEMQTVKDGKFVKIN, encoded by the coding sequence ATGAAAAAAGTAATCCTATCATTCATAGCAGTCGTCGTACTCGGTTTACTTTGGTGGAATCAATCTAGCAACAAAGCTCCAGCTACCGGTGAACCGATAAAGATAGGGCAAATGTCGGGATTATCGGGTGTGGGAGCTGATATCGGGGAAGAAGAGAGAAATGGGGCTTTGCTTGCAGTTGAGCAAATCAATAAGAATGGGGGTGTGGGTGGCAGGCCGATCGAGATGATTTCGGAAGATACACCTCCTTTTGATTTGAAAGTGGGAGTATCTGTAGCTGAAAAACTTATTACTATCGATAATGTTCTTGCTATCGTAGGGCCACAGTGGGATGGTCAAGCCGAAGTCATAGCAGGTATTGCTGTGAGTAAAAAAGTCCCTGTCATAAGTCCAAACGCTTCTACTGACATTGAGTCAAAAATTAATTCTCCCTACTTTTTTACTACTTGGCCTGATAACGAGGTGGGTATTAAAGAATTATTGAAATTTGCGCAAGGTCGAGGTTGGAAAAAAATTGCAGTTATTCAACCTGCGAACTTCAGTTTCTGGCTTTACACTACAACTCTCCTTGAAAACAATGCTCCTGATTATGGGATTGAAATTGTGTCAAAAGAAATGGGGACGGATTTTAGTGTGGTGGATTACAGGACTCTTATCACCAAAACTAAATCCAAAAAACCTGATGCAGTTTTTGGTTCCTACGCCGATTTGGAATGTGTGTTCCTAAAACAGTCGAAAGATTTGGGACTGGAAGTGCCACTGCTTTCCACTGAATCAGCGGGCACGCCTAAAGCTCTCGAAGAATGTCCTGCCCTTATGAACGAAAGGTTGTATTTTGCTACTCCTAGCCAAAGTCATGGGTATGAGGAGTTTTCGAAAGCGTATGAAGAAAGATTTGAACATAAGCCAATTTCTCCTTCCGCTGTTACTGCCCACAATGCTGTTTCTGTATTGGCAGAAGTTATGAGGAAATTAGTTGATTCTGAAGAGGAGCTTACGAGAGAAAATATTAAAAACTATTTAGAAACGGTAAAGTTTGAGGATGCCATATCGATGCCTTTCATTGAATTCGATGGAAAAGGTTTTGTGGTGACTCCTCCTGAAGCATTCGAAATGCAAACAGTAAAGGACGGTAAGTTTGTTAAGATTAATTAA
- a CDS encoding four helix bundle protein: protein MKIEKFEDLISWQKAREVSLLVYKIFRTNKDFSFRDQLQRAVVSISNNIAEGFERKSNKELMQFLYIAKGSCGESRSMLYLAKDLSYISKEEFNILINLLVEISRLLSGFIKTL from the coding sequence ATGAAAATAGAAAAATTTGAAGATCTGATTTCTTGGCAGAAAGCACGAGAAGTTTCTTTGCTAGTCTATAAAATCTTTAGAACCAACAAAGATTTTAGTTTTAGGGACCAGCTACAAAGAGCAGTAGTTAGTATTTCAAATAATATAGCCGAAGGGTTTGAGAGAAAGAGTAATAAAGAATTAATGCAGTTTCTATACATAGCCAAAGGCTCATGTGGAGAGTCGAGATCTATGCTTTATCTTGCTAAAGATTTAAGCTATATTTCAAAGGAAGAATTTAATATTTTAATTAATTTATTAGTCGAAATATCCAGATTACTTTCGGGGTTTATCAAAACTTTATAA